TAAAAAGTTTCTCTGCAATTTGTTTGGTAGATTCTCCTTGGGCGATAAGCCGTAGGATTTTCTTTTCAGATGGTGTCAGTGGACTGCTTTCTGTTTTTAAAGTGTCTGATTCTTGATTTTTGAAGATGGTTTCGCTAAAAAATGTTTTTCCTGCCAAGATTGAATCTATCGCTTGGGAGACTTCTCCTAAAGCAAATTCCTTAAGTATGTAGCCAGATAGATTTAACTCCTTTGCCTGATTGTATAGATACATCTCCTTATGTAGAGTCAACAAAATAATTTTTGTTGGCAATGCTCTTTTTTTACATTCCGAGGCTATTTCCAAGCCTGTCATGTTTGGCATTTCCAGATCCAGTATCGCTAGTTGAGGTTTGTGTTTGATGATTTGGTTCAAGGCATCTTGCCCATCTGTGGAAGTGGCTAAAACATCAATTTCCTGCTCCAACAAAAAGTCTTTTAAACCTTTTAGCAAGAGTGGGTGATCATCTGCTATTACGATTGTGGTCTTAGACATAGGTGATAAAACTTAAACTGGTTCCGTTTCCTTTATGGCTTGTGACTTTCATGCTTCCTTGAATAGAAGCAATTCTTTCTTTTAGGGTTTTTAGACCCAGACTTTGGAAGTCGTTTAACTTTTCCGAAAAATCAAACCCTTTTCCATTGTCTTCAATTTTCATTTCCACTCCAACTGAGGTTTTACGAAAGATAACTCTAAGTGCACTTGCCTCTGAGTGTTTCAAAACATTATTAATAGACTCCTGGAGAATTCTATAAAGTTGCAGTTCTTTTTCTTTGCTTAAGACACCATTTAAATCCTCAATTTCTGAGGAGACAAAAATGTCTGTTTCATTATCAATTTGGTCAAGTAAATGCGTCGCCGCTTTACTTAAACCTAGCTTTTCCAGTTGCATTGGGTGCAAGGATCTCGCTATGGCCCTTAATTCACTAATTGCTGTATCCAGCAGCTCTCCCGTTCCCACATCATCCTGAGTGAGAGCGATCTTGTTTTTGATTAATAATAGACTTTGTCCTAGCCCATCATGTAAGTCTTTTGATATACGTACTCTTTCAGCCTCTTGGTTTTTTAGCAACTCCTGCGAGAAATGGGCTTGAAGTTCTTTCTGTTTCTTTTGGTATTGATAGTTTTTCCATAGAAATATAAAAGCTCCTAGACCGATCAAAATA
Above is a window of Algoriphagus machipongonensis DNA encoding:
- a CDS encoding response regulator, with amino-acid sequence MSKTTIVIADDHPLLLKGLKDFLLEQEIDVLATSTDGQDALNQIIKHKPQLAILDLEMPNMTGLEIASECKKRALPTKIILLTLHKEMYLYNQAKELNLSGYILKEFALGEVSQAIDSILAGKTFFSETIFKNQESDTLKTESSPLTPSEKKILRLIAQGESTKQIAEKLFISERTVDKHRSNMISKLNLEKKHNSLLLWAQKNREIIN